The following proteins are encoded in a genomic region of Diabrotica virgifera virgifera chromosome 1, PGI_DIABVI_V3a:
- the LOC126893322 gene encoding zinc finger MYM-type protein 5-like — MKRTYESGSQKRKEKKRKDDEAARSSKNLNAWLTASTSQTKDQDLCETVNQPTQSESELKKPCQVEDEIKITGRELETCHNESHEELHSTENSTKLINEQGQIEVRVTHELEDALNVSLCDVLPKTVNESELKRKLVRDGPYQPEGPFPRDRQGRCFSSHYYSFTTNAGIKLKRNWLCYSKSNDCVYCLPCWLFPQDVLVTGINLSNLFSKNGVRDWKHISERIASHEGPKVHS, encoded by the exons ATGAAGCGAACTTATGAAAGTGGGTCTCAGAAACGCAAAGAGAAAAAACGAAAAGACGATGAAGCTGCACGAAgttcaaaaaatttaaacgcttGGTTAACTGCTTCCACTTCTCAAACCAAGGACCAAGATCTTTGTGAAACAGTTAATCAACCTACTCAATCCGAATCAG AATTAAAAAAGCCATGTCAAGTTGAAGATGAAATTAAAATAACGGGTCGTGAGCTGGAAACCTGTCATAACGAAAGTCATGAAGAACTTCACTCTACAGAAAATTCTACTAAACTCATAAATGAGCAAGGTCAAATTGAAGTACGTGTTACACACGAACTTGAAGATGCGCTTAATGTGAGTTTGTGTGATGTTTTACCAAAAACTGTTAATGAAAGTGAGCTTAAACGTAAACTGGTCAGGGATGGTCCTTATCAACCTGAAGGACCTTTTCCAAGAGATAGGCAAGGGCGATGTTTTTCGAGTCATTATTATTCATTTACAACCAACGCTGGTATAAAACTCAAGAGAAATTGGTTGTGCTATTCAAAAAGTAACGATTGTgtctattgccttccatgttggTTGTTTCCTCAGGACGTCCTTGTAACTGGAATAAATTTGAGTAACCTGTTTTCAAAAAACGGCGTGAGAGACTGGAAACACATTTCGGAACGCATAGCTAGTCATGAAGGGCCAAAAGTGCATTCTTAA
- the LOC126883364 gene encoding glutathione S-transferase omega-1-like, translated as MSTKHLSAGSLEPPRTEGLLRVYSMKFCPFAQRALLVLKAKNIPHDVVNLNLVRRPEWYSKINPKTLVPAILDGDKIVVESLDIADYLDEKYPENPLYPADPAAKQQVKDIINKAGGPQAVFIKILLGKEEHSAEEWAKLMLEALQPLEEVLSQRRTPFFGGDKPGMADYMIWPWAERAGCIGIKLQQKLPLKDSDIPLLRKWRKDMMNEPVCKELYISGERFWIIAKAKIDGVEPAYDEV; from the exons ATGTCTACAAAACATTTATCAGCCG GTTCCTTAGAGCCTCCAAGAACTGAGGGCCTTCTCAGGGTCTATTCTATGAAATTCTGTCCTTTTGCCCAACGAGCTTTATTAGTCTTGAAAGCGAAAAACATTCCACATGATGTTGTAAATCTTAATTTGGTCAGAAGACCAGAGTGGTACAGCAAAATTAATCCAAAAA cATTAGTACCAGCTATTCTTGATGGTGATAAAATTGTGGTAGAAAGCCTGGATATTGCTGACTATCTAGATGAAAAGTACCCTGAAAACCCACTCTATCCTGCAGATCCTGCAGCCAAGCAGCAGGTTAAGGATATTATTAACAAGGCAGGTGGTCCACAAGcggtttttataaaaatattattaggAAAGGAAGAACATTCAGCAGAAGAATGGGCTAAATTGATGCTTGAAGCTCTTCAACCTTTGGAAGAAGTACTTTCACAGAGGAGAACACCTTTCTTTGGTGGAGATAAACCTGGCATG GCTGATTACATGATTTGGCCATGGGCAGAGAGAGCAGGGTGTATAGGAATTAAATTACAACAGAAACTTCCTTTGAAAGACTCAGACATTCCACTTTTAAGGAAATGGAGAAAAGATATGATGAATGAACCAGTTTGCAAGGAGTTATATATTAGTGGTGAGAGGTTTTGGATAATTGCAAAAGCAAAAATTGATGGTGTAGAACCAGCTTATGATGAAGTATAA